From the genome of Acropora palmata chromosome 4, jaAcrPala1.3, whole genome shotgun sequence, one region includes:
- the LOC141879967 gene encoding uncharacterized protein LOC141879967, translating into MTFPFRDTPSGHVDLRASEQVKAHSFDALERNATVFGLKAPSLLLGLPSFDIVTGIAINSTHCIFLGVVKQLVGLWFDSKHSGQSWYCGTNAANADQCLTRIKPPNVILRVPRSIQQHLKFWKGPRYVLMNHHMLLHLKKSVADHGLVWCTSLFLFEDWNGDLDSYFHGTQNIAGQAQQDSSKG; encoded by the exons ATGACTTTTCCATTTCGCGACACTCCTTCTGGTCATGTTGATTTGCGCGCTTCAGAGCAAGTTAAAGCTCACTCATTTGATGcccttgaaagaaatgcaact GTGTTTGGATTGAAGGCTCCAAGCCTCTTGTTAGGACTACCTAGCTTTGACATTGTCACTGGTATTGCTATCAATTCAACACACTGCATTTTTCTTGGAGTAGTCAAGCAGTTGGTTGGTCTCTGGTTTGATTCAAAACATAGTGGACAGAGCTGGTATTGTGGAACAAATGCTGCAAATGCTGATCAATGTCTCACAAGGATTAAGCCACCCAATGTGATCTTAAGGGTGCCAAGGAGCATTCAGCagcatttgaaattttggaaag GTCCAAGATATGTCTTAATGAATCATCACATGCTCCTCCATTTGAAGAAATCTGTTGCCGATCATGGACTTGTTTGGTGTAcgtctttgtttctttttgaagACTGGAACGGGGATTTGGATAGTTATTTCCATGGAACGCAGAATATTGCTGGCCAA GCACAACAGGACTCATCCAAAGGGTAG
- the LOC141879791 gene encoding aminopyrimidine aminohydrolase-like, with amino-acid sequence MNRDRQQGTKWQLKKLRKMILDTSFLPAETLQSAQPSFSQELFSNETSVKIRNAAKESMFIQGMASGTLDPDDYGGYMVQDAAYCFNAVEAFDVAANKIQSEGKPEFALLYRVQSESYKKYNQEFVKVWQLKSTESIVMGPAAATYVDYESVLSRQDPKYLAIAMLPCTMLWPWIAGELIDSVHKDNPYYDWFAENKPDGHKSRLEEFVDYFFNAGDKAKSLVIFHEGLVNELNFFRNACDQTLYYYSSFNV; translated from the exons ATGAATCGAGATCGGCAGCAAG GAACGAAATGGCAGCTCAAGAAGTTGAGGAAAATGATACTGGACACTAGCTTTCTACCTGCAGAGACTTTACAATCAGCCCAGCCCTCATTCAGCCAAGAATTGTTCAGCAATGAAACAAGTGTGAAGATCCGTAACGCTGCCAAAGAATCCATGTTTATCCAAGGCATGGCTTCGGGAACTCTTGATCCAGATGATTACGGTGGCTACATGGTGCAAGATGCTGCGTACTGCTTCAATGCAGTGGAAGCATTCGACGTCGCTGCTAATAAGATTCAGTCTGAGGGGAAGCCTGAATTCGCCCTGCTGTACAGAGTCCAGTCGGAGAGTTACAAGAAGTACAACCAGGAATTTGTCAAAGTCTGGCAACTCAAGAGCACTGAAAGTATAGTCATGGGTCCTGCAGCTGCAACCTACGTGGATTACGAGTCAGTTTTGAGCCGTCAAGATCCGAAGTACCTAGCCATTGCCATGCTACCATGCACCATGCTTTGGCCGTGGATCGCAGGTGAGCTGATTGATTCAGTCCACAAGGACAACCCCTACTACGACTGGTTTGCTGAAAACAAGCCTGATGGGCACAAAAGTCGGCTGGAGGAGTTTGTTGATTATTTCTTCAACGCTGGGGACAAAGCAAAGTCACTCGTCATTTTCCATGAGGGATTGGTTAACGAGTTGAATTTCTTTCGCAATGCTTGCGACCAAACTCTGTATTACTATTCGTCTTTTAATGTTTGA
- the LOC141879095 gene encoding aminopyrimidine aminohydrolase-like, with protein sequence MNRDQQQGTKWQLKKLRKMILDTSFLPAETLQSAQPSFSQELFSNETSVKIRNAAKESKFIQGMASGTLDPDDYGGYMVQDAAYCFNAVEAFDVAANKIQSEGKPEFALLYRVQSESYKKYNQVFVKVWQLKSTESIVMGPAAATYVDYESVLSRQDPKYLAIAMLPCTMLWPWIAGELIDSVHKDNPYYDWFAENKPDGHKSRLEEFVDYFFNAGDKAKSLVIFHEGLVNELNFFRNACDQTLYYYSSFNV encoded by the exons ATGAATCGAGATCAGCAGCAAG GAACGAAATGGCAACTCAAGAAGTTGAGGAAAATGATACTGGACACTAGCTTTCTACCTGCAGAGACTTTACAATCAGCCCAGCCCTCATTCAGCCAAGAATTGTTCAGCAATGAAACAAGTGTGAAGATCCGTAACGCTGCCAAAGAATCCAAGTTTATCCAAGGCATGGCTTCGGGAACTCTTGATCCAGATGATTATGGTGGCTACATGGTGCAAGATGCTGCGTACTGCTTCAATGCAGTGGAAGCATTCGACGTCGCTGCTAATAAGATTCAGTCTGAGGGGAAGCCTGAATTCGCCCTGCTGTACAGAGTCCAGTCGGAGAGTTACAAGAAGTACAACCAGGTATTTGTCAAAGTCTGGCAACTCAAGAGCACTGAAAGTATAGTCATGGGTCCTGCAGCTGCCACCTACGTGGATTACGAGTCAGTTTTGAGCCGTCAAGATCCGAAGTACCTAGCCATTGCCATGCTACCATGCACCATGCTTTGGCCGTGGATCGCAGGTGAGCTGATTGATTCAGTCCACAAGGACAACCCCTACTACGACTGGTTTGCTGAAAACAAGCCTGATGGGCACAAAAGTCGGCTGGAGGAGTTTGTTGATTATTTCTTCAACGCTGGGGACAAAGCAAAGTCACTCGTCATTTTCCATGAGGGATTGGTTAACGAGCTGAATTTCTTTCGCAATGCTTGCGACCAAACTCTGTATTACTATTCGTCTTTTAATGTTTAA